A window of the Acidimicrobiia bacterium genome harbors these coding sequences:
- the rpmA gene encoding 50S ribosomal protein L27, which translates to MSKTKAGGSTKNGRDSKAKRLGPKVFDGQTVTAGAILVRQRGTRIHPGNNVGKGSDDTLFAMAPGHVKYGERNGRRLVNVLAD; encoded by the coding sequence ATGTCAAAAACCAAAGCCGGAGGCTCGACTAAGAACGGTCGCGACTCCAAAGCCAAGCGTCTCGGCCCCAAGGTTTTCGACGGTCAAACCGTGACCGCCGGAGCCATCCTCGTTCGTCAACGAGGCACACGTATCCATCCCGGTAACAATGTCGGCAAGGGCAGCGATGACACGCTCTTTGCCATGGCTCCCGGACATGTCAAGTATGGAGAACGTAACGGTCGACGTCTGGTAAACGTTCTCGCTGACTGA
- the rplU gene encoding 50S ribosomal protein L21, with the protein MYAIIHTGGKQAKVSEGDVLDIERLKNAGEEVVFTPLLVVDGNGSTITDKSVLAAATVTARILGEEKGPKLDMFKYKNKTGYRRRMGHRQTYTRVEVLSIAVDAPAAASEEE; encoded by the coding sequence ATGTACGCAATCATCCACACAGGTGGGAAACAAGCCAAGGTAAGTGAGGGCGACGTCCTTGATATCGAACGCTTGAAAAACGCCGGTGAAGAGGTCGTGTTCACCCCCCTCTTGGTTGTGGATGGAAACGGCTCGACGATCACCGACAAATCAGTCCTGGCTGCGGCCACGGTCACCGCCAGGATCCTTGGCGAAGAAAAAGGGCCCAAGTTGGACATGTTCAAATATAAGAACAAGACGGGTTACCGTCGCCGCATGGGCCACCGCCAGACCTATACGAGGGTCGAAGTTCTGAGCATCGCCGTAGATGCACCAGCGGCCGCTTCCGAGGAGGAGTAA
- a CDS encoding ribonuclease E/G, with product VWEKIQSEVDNGPAPRLIYQEPELLIRVIREHFTSDFKRLLIDDQTSMDRVTGYLGEMAPELVNKVHFYEDELPLFERFHVEDQLRKALDRRVWLKSGGHLVVDRTEALTVIDVNTGKFVGKSSLEETVLQNNLEAAEEICRQLRLRDIGGIIVIDFIDMESEKNQRMLIRKLKEELAKDKTRTQVFDVSNLGLVEMTRKNVAQGLLENFSEPCPHCDGRGVLLQEEAATLGIPYEDRALSDAE from the coding sequence GTCTGGGAGAAGATCCAGTCCGAGGTCGATAATGGCCCGGCGCCTCGCCTCATTTATCAGGAGCCCGAGTTGCTCATCCGGGTGATCCGTGAGCATTTCACATCCGACTTCAAGCGCTTGCTTATCGATGATCAGACGTCGATGGACCGGGTCACCGGGTACCTGGGCGAAATGGCACCTGAGCTCGTGAACAAGGTGCATTTCTACGAGGACGAGCTCCCGTTGTTTGAGAGGTTTCACGTTGAAGATCAACTCCGCAAGGCTCTTGACCGGCGGGTTTGGTTGAAGTCTGGCGGCCACCTGGTCGTCGATCGCACGGAAGCGCTCACCGTCATCGACGTGAACACCGGCAAATTTGTTGGTAAATCGAGCCTTGAAGAGACGGTACTCCAGAACAACCTCGAAGCGGCGGAGGAGATTTGCCGTCAGCTGCGATTGCGAGATATTGGCGGGATCATCGTGATCGACTTCATCGATATGGAGTCGGAAAAGAATCAGCGCATGCTCATTCGGAAGCTGAAAGAGGAACTTGCCAAAGACAAAACCCGCACCCAGGTGTTCGATGTCTCCAATCTCGGACTCGTCGAAATGACCAGGAAGAATGTTGCGCAGGGCCTCCTGGAGAACTTTTCCGAGCCCTGCCCGCATTGTGATGGCCGGGGCGTCCTGCTTCAGGAAGAGGCTGCGACGCTCGGAATTCCCTACGAGGATCGGGCGCTTTCGGACGCCGAATGA